A single window of Prionailurus viverrinus isolate Anna chromosome F1, UM_Priviv_1.0, whole genome shotgun sequence DNA harbors:
- the LOC125155733 gene encoding LOW QUALITY PROTEIN: T-cell surface glycoprotein CD1a-like (The sequence of the model RefSeq protein was modified relative to this genomic sequence to represent the inferred CDS: substituted 1 base at 1 genomic stop codon), whose protein sequence is MLFLQMALLTVLVPGGDSDDDFQEPISFRTILTTSFCNRSWTQNQGSAWLDELQTRGWASKTGAFIFLWPWSRGNFSNEELMEQEKSFHTFSMRFPLVFQDHASQWQLEYPFQVQLARGCDSHFGEASAGFMQIAYQGSDLVSFQNTSWWPSPKGGRRAQQVSKLFNQYHVVNLRIQANISDICPHFLLGLLEAGKADLQRQVRPEAWLSTGASPGPGRLLLVCHVSGFYPKPVWVTWMRGDQDHQGTQXGDSLPHADGTWYLQTSLDVEAREGAGLSCRVRHSSLGGQDMVLYWEQHRPVGLVFLAVVVPLVLLAGLAFWLWKRR, encoded by the exons ATGTTGTTTCTGCAAATGGCTTTGCTCACAGTTCTTGTCCCAGGTGGTGACAGTGACGATG ACTTCCAAGAGCCAATCTCTTTTCGAACCATCCTGACAACATCCTTTTGCAACCGTTCGTGGACACAGAATCAGGGCTCAGCTTGGCTGGATGAACTGCAGACTCGTGGCTGGGCCAGCAAGACGGGCGCTTTCATTTTTCTGTGGCCGTGGTCCAGGGGCAACTTCAGCAATGAGGAGCTAATGGAACAAGAAAAGTCATTTCACACATTCTCCATGAGATTTCCTCTGGTATTTCAGGACCATGCCAGTCAATGGCAGCTTGAAT ATCCCTTTCAGGTACAGCTGGCAAGAGGCTGCGATTCTCACTTTGGAGAGGCATCAGCAGGCTTCATGCAGATTGCGTATCAAGGATCAGACCTCGTGAGCTTCCAGAACACGTCATGGTGGCCATCtccaaagggaggaaggagagctcAGCAGGTCTCCAAACTATTCAATCAGTACCATGTGGTCAACTTACGAATACAAGCAAATATTAGTGACATCTGCCCCCATTTCCTCTTGGGTCTTCTTGAGGCAGGGAAGGCAGACCTTCAGCGACAAG TGAGGCCAGAAGCCTGGCTGTCCACTGGCGCCAGTCCGGGGCCTGGCCGTCTGCTCCTCGTGTGCCACGTCTCTGGCTTCTACCCAAAGCCAGTGTGGGTGACGTGGATGCGGGGTGACCAGGACCACCAGGGCACCCAATGAGGCGACAGCTTGCCCCATGCTGATGGGACATGGTATCTTCAGACGTCCTTGGACGTGGAAGCCAGGGAGGGAGCTGGCCTGTCTTGCCGAGTGAGACACAGCAGTCTAGGAGGCCAGGACATGGTCCTCTACTGGG AGCAGCACCGCCCGGTGGGTTTGGTCTTCCTGGCGGTGGTCGTGCCCCTGGTGCTTCTGGCAGGTCTTGCGTTCTGGCTCTGGAAGCGTCGGTAA